Below is a window of Diabrotica undecimpunctata isolate CICGRU unplaced genomic scaffold, icDiaUnde3 ctg00002644.1, whole genome shotgun sequence DNA.
GTCTTCTTTATTCTATACGTGTACGACCTAAAGGAGCCATGGCCGGTGAGAATTGtgtaaaaaaagaatttaaccTTCTGAACCTACATTTAGACCAAGTTACCACATCAGGGATTAACattttggtccattgtgccttCTCCGTTTGTGCCTCCCATTCATTTTGCCATATTTGGAGCATATGTGATCTTACTTCGGATTTTATTTCCGGTAAATGACCGTTTTCTCTGTTATATAAAGTGTCTATTTCTTTAGCTAGGAGGTGAATGGGGAGCGTACCTGTTATGACCTGTAGGGCAATCGTAGAAGTAGTCCGGTATGCGCTTGCTACCTTTAGTAGAGGCTTCCTTTGTGCCTTTGCAAGCAGTTCTTTATACTTAGCCATTCTCAAGGCTTCATACCACGGAACCGCCGTATAAGAGGGTAGAATGCACAATCTGAAGGTAAATTCTTCTTTTGAGGGCACTTGGACCGCCGATATTTGGCATACTTTTTATTAATGTCGCGGTTCCTCTTCTGCTCTTTGGACTACTTTCATCAGGTGCTTTGTAAATCTTAGACCTGTGTCTAGTTGGATGCCCAGATATTTAGCACAGTACGTAGGCTCTATACTTGTACTACCTACTACAAAAGCCAGGTTTGGGCGGGTCTAGGGCCTTTCAAGATCAGAATTTCTGTTTTTTCTGTTGCCAACTCTAGATCTTGTTTCACCATCCATCTTTTGACTTTTCTACAGCTTCTGTTGACTAACATTTCTAACTCCAAGTTATTGTTACActgaatgagtagagctaaatcgTCTGCGTATGCAATAGCTTTGGTCTCTGCTCCATAGTCGATTTCTAGGAtttcattatataaaatgttCCAAAGCATTGGTCCTAGTACGGATCCTTGCGGTACACCTGCTGATGTTTTCAGGTCTTTAGGTTTTGCCACTTGGACATACCTTTCATTGAGGTAGTCCTTAATTATATTGATCAAATAATCTAACACATTTGCTTTTTCCAGTGAGGTGATAATGTGACCCCAGTTGGCTGAGTTGAAAGCGTTTCTCACATCAAACATCACGAGGGCGGCCCATTTCTTCCTCGTCCTTTTTACAGTGTCAACTATTTCTTTTACCGCATCGATGGATGATCTAGATTTCCTGAATCCGTACTGTTTGTCAGATATACTTCCATTTATCTGTAATTCGTCTTCTAGGCgatttttaataagattttcataaaatttcCCCAGGCTGTCTAGAAGGCAGATCGGCCTGTATGAGTTGGCAATCTCGGGATCCCTGCCCGGTTTAAGTATTAACGTCAGTCTTGCCTGTTTAATCATTATGGGAAACATTTGCTTCTGGAGGAGTTCATTGAAGATCCTCCGAACCATCTCAGGATTTTTCTCTATGATGATCTTTATCGCCTCAGGAGGCACACCATCAGGACCAGCTGCTTTTCCTAATTTAATACTTTTTGTCGCTATTGCTATTTCTTCAGCCGAAAAATCAACAGGTCGAACGTTGACATTATTTTAAGTGAACTGCTGTGGGGGCTTAGCAGGAAATAGGGTATTAGCTATTTCCTTCCGTTTTTTTGCACAAAGGCTGTATGGGGTTTCTGTTCTTAATGTTTTTGTGGCAATTCTATAGGCTTCGCCCCATACATCATCTTCTAGTGCTGTGCATAGGTTATGCCAGCAAGAGTGCTTCGCCCGTTTAATTTCTCTACCCAATTCTTTTTTAGCTCGCTTGTAAGTTTCAGTGTGTTGTGGAGTCCTATACCTTTGTGCCGTACGCTTGAGTCTAAAACATTCGGCTCTCTTGCTCTGGATCTCACCATTCCACCAGTATGGCACTGTATATGTGGCGTTCTCGGTGGAGCTACTTGAAGTGTATGCATTAATAATTTTCTGTCTGAAATCTTGGAATTCGGTAGTGTCGTCTTCTTGTAGGTTACTTATCTGCCTCGTATAAGCTTCTTTATTAAAGGTTACTTTTTTCCGGCCGATCTTCGAGACCTTGATGCCAGTTTCAAAGACTATGTATCTGTGAAAAGTGTAGAGATTATCCTCCAACATCTCCCAGCCCGCAATCTTTCTGGCATAACTTTCATTCACAAGGGTAATATCTATGTGACTTCGACTCTCTCCTCTCACAAATGTGGGTTTTCCATTGTTTAGCACTACTAGGTCATTTGCGAATATCCAATCATTCCACATCTCCCCTCTATGGTCATTTCTGGGAGACCCCCATATGATTGATTTGGCGTTCACGTCGCCATCAAGTATAAAATCCCGATATGTTTGTGATGTCATTATGATATTCTCGACCTGTTCTTTGTAGCGCATCAGGCTGATATTCGGAGAGATATAGCAGGCAATAATAGCCAGGCTTCCTATTTTAATTAACACGTGCCCCTCTTTCTTGACAATCTTATTTATGCATACTTTCTTATTCAGTATGTATATAGCGACATCTGCGTTTATATCCGCTATCCAGCCTTTGTTTTTAGTAATGTTTTGTTGGGCTCAGGGACAACAAGTAGGTCTACTCCAATCTCGAGGGCTTTTGCATATATCAGTTGGTGTGCCATTTTGGCCCTCCCGATGTTTAGTTGGAGTATCTTTAGTCTTTTTGTCCCTTGTGCAGCCATTTCAAAATCCTACCCTTGTCTTATTTTTTGTTAGGTCTTAGGAACTAGGGGGCTTCCGTAACTGGGCCCGGCGATTGCTCCACCGCTCGTGGTGCTTGGACTTGATTCTTCTCAGAATTCCGAACTGTTTGAAGTGCAGTCCTGAACTTAGGGCAGTTCGTGGTGCCACATCTGTGAGGTGCATCACAAAGGACGCAACTAGCCGTCGACTGACATGATTTAGATTCATGTCCCGTTTTACCGCAGTTAAAACAGGACCCACTCCTGTCCGGTCCGTTACAGTTATCTTGGGTGTGATCGAAGGACCAACACCTGGGACATCTAGGCACCCTCAGCCGTTTTTCCAATTTGCAGCGTACCATGCCAACTCGCAGGTACTGTCCCTGGAGGAGAATCTCCGCGGCTGTCTTGGACAAAATTACTGAAGCTGCCTGCGTATCGCCTCTGAAACGTCTCATTTCTGAGACCTTCCAGGATTCATCCCATGAACCAGACTGCGCCATAATAGCTTCTTTTAGCTGATCTTCTGTGGTGTCTAGCTCCATTCCCTTGACATGGATAGTCACCAGCCTCTCCAAACCCAGCTGCAGGGTTGTCATGCCCTTATTTTTGTCCGTTAGAGCAGCTTTAATTTGCTTCAGAGCACCCTGGTCCTCATCCATGGTGATGAGCAGTTTTCCATCCTTTGTGCTCCTAAGGGTACGGATGACGTCTGTGGCACCCGCCACTTTCACAGCAGTCTTGACTGTGGTAAGAAGATCTTTATATGTTGTGTCCTTTTTAGATACAATCATGCCGTATGTAGGCCGACTAATAGATGTAGCAGTGGTATAAATGTACGCTGTTGTGTTTGTATGTTGGAAGATGCACTCACACATCTTTCTCAGGTCTTGGACCGAAAGAAAGCTCACATGATGGAGCGCCACTTTGCCTGCATTACCTGTCTCATCCTTAATTTGGACCATCTTGTCCCAGAGTGTCTGTTCATCTGCCGCGTTCTTAACCTTGATTACCTTCCTGACCGAGTCCGCTGAGACCTTGGACCGGAAGGAAGTCCTAATTTCGAGGACGTCAAAATCTTCGTCCAGTTGCACTAGTTCAGGGTACCGATCTCTATATAAACGTTGAACACTCCTCTCCATCTTTGGATCGGAGGGCTCAACCAGGACCACCTTAGTGAGGGTATCTGGGGCATTAACAGGGTTTCCGACTACGACAGTGGATCTCTTGAAAAGGCTCTCTGGCCATTCCCAGTCTTTATATTTATTCCACGTTTCGGGAGAATCTATATGATCTATTGATTTCAAAACTTGACCCCCGGTCCATGCCAAGTGTCAGTCTGCGTTGAAATCTCAACGGTTAGGGGTTTACTTGTAGTGATCGCCTCAGCCAGGCTTGGGTCTGTCTGTATTATTTTGCTAGTCATTTGACACGTCGCACAGTGTACGATTTGAcaaaaggtatttaaattttattgttaaaactACGTTTAATCACTTCCATTTCACTTTTAAATACATACTTTAACTGATGATACAAAACAAAGACCCCAGCAGATTGCAGATCTTTTAGAAACAATGGCCGAAACTACCTGCACCTTTTTCAGGTAGACGATCGGCCGCTCAGTATGACCGTTAACGCTAACTTGTGTACACGTGTCTTGGTTTTCAGTGCAATTTTAAGTGCTTTTTTATGATGGATTCGACATCTACAGGTAATTATGCATTTACTTAATGAACCAGATATAAACAAATATgcatttgaaaatatataatacccAATACAAAATAggtcatcaattttttttattcatttgtcATACGTAACATTCATTTAGATATATATTATGTTGTCAAGTGTAGTAAAGCTGTAGGTATGATCTTAAAGTACTCTCTATTTAGTACACTTTCATAATATAATTACTGTTTTTTGCGattttttgcgatttttaacatatttagtaaataaaatataaacagatatgtatttttaaatactatacttgtcttaatactcaatacaaaataggtcatcaaaattatttattcatttGCCATACGTATcttttatttagatatgctatgTTGTCAAGTGTAGTAAAGCTGTATGTACTTATTGTCTTAAACTACTTTCTATTTCGTACACGTTCACGGGCGCccatattaaaaatttaagaggGGGCTACACGTAAAGATGTTTCACATTATATTTTGTAAACTTTGGATAACCATATAGTTTAAAGCATCCGAAAAGCTAGAAGGGGTCCATGGTCTCCCCTGCTCATAGGTATGGGCGCCTATGTACACTTTCATAATAcattgtataattaatatttcttgcgttttttaacatattttatgtttGTGTTTACAGGTGCCCAAATGAAGCggaaattattatttgaattttgGCGTTCTATACCGGCTAATGGTCGATTAAATGCAGTAATCAACTTTGTGAAGATGAGTTTTGATGATCTGGATATTGATCAAGAACAAGAGAAGCAGTTAAAGGTGTTCTTAAAAAATGAATGCGAAAAAATTCGAGTCAAATGGGTTCAGAAGCAAAGACGACTGGACTTGTTTTTAAGTGAATACGAACAATGGTTAAATAATGATTTAACTTTCGATATGCTGATATTAGCAAATCAATCTCCAAAACCAAGTACTAGTGGTGGTAGACCTCAAAAAACTTTTATGGATAGCTccaaaaagacaaaaaagaggAAAATTCAACATTTACTTAGCGACTACAGTAAAGACCAATTATCGTTTGCTGCACAATTAAGTGTCCGAGCGAGTGGCAAACGTAATGCTGCTATGTTGATGGAAGAAGTATCGTCAGCCTCACCAAAACGTGCTTCCACATATAAGAAAGCAAGAAAAAATTTAGATGTCCAAATGAAACAAAGACCCTATACACCTGAAGAAGCTTTGGCCTTTTTTATAGCAAACAATTTTACTGTCCAATCTTATAAGAATGTACAACAAGAGGCAAAAGAAAGAGGTTTTAATGCGTATCCATGTTATGATTACGTAGCAAAGGTAAAAGAGCAGTGTTATCCTCGAGTTGAAAATATTACAGTGACTGATATATCGGCGGAAGTAAGACTGGATGCTCTACTTAATCATACCGCACAGAGAATATGTAAGAACATTCTAGGAGAAAGGTTAGACACCAACATGCAAAATTATTCTTTAATATATAAGTGGGGGTGTGATGGTTCATCAGGACATAGTTTATATAAGCAACCGTTTGAGGATCCAGAGAGCACAGATGAATATATGTTTATAATCTCATTAGTTCCAATAAAACTCGTAAACAATCTACAAGAGACCATATGGCAAAATCCTCGGCCATCATCACCAAGATTCTGTAGAGTactcaaatttatttataagaaagaAAGCGAAGCACTGATAAAAGATGAATGTAGAGCGATTGAAAGTCAAATTCAAGAGTTAGTTCCAACTCTTATAGAAGTCCGAGGCGTTACCATCTCGGTCACGCATCAAATGATTCTGACAATGATTGATGGTAAAGTGTGTAATGTGTTAAGTGATAATAGATCAACTCAAAGGTGTTTTATCTGTAAGGCAACATCTAAAGAAATGAATACAGCATTAATAACGAAAGAGCCAGACGATAATATGTACCAGTTTGGAATATCTAGCTTACATGCTTACATTCGTACGATGGAATGCCTTTTAAATATTAGTTATCGTCAAGATTTTTGTGAGTGGCAAGTAAGAGGAGacaataaaaaagaaatgttTAAAACAAGGAAAGACGAAatcaagaaaaaatttaaagaagtgGGTCTCATTATCGACAAAGTAAAACCAGGATTTGGTACCAGTAACGATGGGAATACCGCAAgagcatttttttataattatacgaCCACAGCACGCATCATCAACCTTAATGAAGGGCTCATTCACAATTTTGGGACGATTCTTGCAGCTGTTGCGTCTGGCTATGAGATTGACTCTGTTAAATTTCAGAACTACTGTATAAAGACTAGGAAactatatttaagtttgtaccCATGGTATAACATGCCTGTGACTGTTCACAAAATATTGGTACATGGAGCAGACATAATCAAAAATTCACTAATACCGGTAGGGCAAATGTCTGAAGAAGCATCCGAggctaaaaataaagaaataagaagagTCAGACTGGGACATACAATGAAAATTTCAAGACAGCGAAGCAATTATgacttaattaaatatttattaatatcatcTGATCCATATATATCGTTGTTGCGAAAACTTCCACTAAAACAATTTTCTAGACATGATAGAGATATAAAATTtctattaaaacaataaaaactatttaaaatttggTCATGCCTTTTATTTACCACAATTAACTATGATTTTATCATAAAATGTAATTTAGAATCACTTAAGAGAGTTTCAGAGTTTTGTCCACCTAGATTAGTCAAATCGTACACTGTGCGTCGTGTGGACCGCGCATGGTTCAGTCTGTACGTCCGCATCAATGAGCATCTTTTCTGTCGCTTCGAATCTGTAGTTTTCCAACCACTTTCTAATAGGTTCCCTTTTAAAGGTTGCTACATTCTTCTTTAGTCTTTGGGCAACATAATTATCAGGTACCTAAAGATAACATCACTGCGGATGTGATAAAATACGCAGGAAGAAAAGGACATTTAGAAATTTTAGAATAGCTGAATTAATCtatgaaataatgaaaaataatgaaaaagacaAAAGTACCAATAGGCAGGAAACAGCCATAATACCACCAATATTCTACTACTGCCCTGTTAAGTGTTCTAGCTGTAAGATAGGCAATGTAGATTCAAACAGAATCAAAGCACAGAAGACCTCATATACTCTATCAGAGAAGCGAGTGACAAACTAGTTATCAAGAATAACGACAAACACATATGTTTCGTAGATCTGGAGAATGCATTTGACAGAATACGAAGAGAAGACATATGAAAAGAGGAGTAGACAAAAATTCAgcaaaagtattaaaataaatgtattgtACAAAATTAATGCCAATATCGTAAAAACCTAAGGAATTTATTATAAGGCAAGAAGTCAAGCAGGGCTGTGTATTAATCTACTATTTTCACTAGTATTGAATGaggaaataaaaaattgaatatcTAGACGAAAACAAACACAACTGACTGAACTAATGTTTGCAGATGACATGGCATTGTTGGCAAACATCAAGGAATATGAAAATTGACACTACAAAACCAAAAACTCTGATTATTGCTAGTACgaaaaaagcaaataaaataagATTGGATGGGAAACAAATATCTGGGATCAATCATAGACGAAAACGCTTAATTGGATagagaaataaatgaaaaaatgagAAAGACTGGAAACAAATGCATGGGAAAGATAAGAAAGAAAGATCAAGAGCAAGAGGGATAGACGGAATCAGAAAAGAAGCTGCAACGAATGGAATGGCATGGGAGAAATTTGGAAATTTAATACACGATAGGAAACAATGGAGGCAAGGAAATAGATCTCAACTCCATCCATCGTACATCAAACGTAAAAAGGCTTAGGATTAAGTAAGTATAAAACATAGTTTAGACCTTGGCAACAATACTACACTAGCCACTAGGTGACAGTTGAACAGTTTCTATTTTTTTTCAACATTAACCTAaatctttttttcaattttgtcatTTAAAACAACTAACATGCATCTCGGCCCATATcttcttattaaatatttgttttattacatTTCACATTCATGATAAAAACTCTCTCTTTGCTGCCTTAATACATTAATaactgttttctttttttatttctattaaatattAAAGTTCGCAGAAAAAAGACAAATtgcaaaaataaacaatttatttataaacatataGTGCattaaaaacttatattttttctcAAGTACTTACATATAGTCTAAATACATAAtgcttcattttatttttgaGAGGAAGTGTTCTgtataaacactttaatttttaGCCAATTCTTATTGCTAAGTAGCTGTTGATGTTTTTCTTTGAGTTGTTCCACTTCTATCCTTTTGGGTggtctttttttctttatatgatcCTTAAAAAATGAAAGGACAACCTGTTTTTGTTCCtccgtccatttaattaaaactcttttttgtttctgttgCTTCGATTTATGTTCGCCTTCTTTAGGTACGTCAGCAGAAACTATCATTTCCATATTATCTTCGTGATCTTCTACATTTTCTGCTGCTAGGAGATCGTCTTCTAAATCTATCTTGATTTCATTTAAACTTTTACCTTTGTGCTCTGCTGCTAAACCTTGCTCCATTAATAAAAGAAGTTTTGTAATCTTTGAGGTTTGATAAACGTCATCAGGTAGTCTATAAGAACCCCTATGTGTTCCGGGAGTGTGTCCCATGAAAGTTGACAATTGTTCTACATCTTGATCAGTCATAGAAAAAATTTGTGACAATGTAGCCAAATGTTTTCTTAGTCTGGTTGCCGATAGTGCATTACTATTTTTAGCTCCACACTCACTAGCAAATTGTTTTAAAACTTTATAGCCCGCTATTGGTTTGATTGTTCCTGGATTACCAAACAGATAACAATTTTTAGAACCTACGAAATTATCACGAAACTTAAGCAATGTTTCTATTTGTTCTTGCACGTCACAACTGAACAGTACTGGTACACCTTTACCCCATTTTCCTCGTATTACGATTCTTTTAAATCGCTGCATTTAAATTTTCTTACAGGGTGAAACAACTAAATCAAATTCTTCATATTTATTAGTAGGCGCTTCCGCTTTTTCATATAAGTACAGTGGTAACCTTTGCAGCTCTCCAGGTCTTCATCTATTTAAAAGcaaaattttacaataaacaCATTTTAGGAGAGTTATATAGtgacttttatttttattctcttttaataaaTCTTCCTTTGCATTTTTTGCTTTACGAGTTAGATATTCCTTTAATAATTTAAGGTCACTTGCCAGAGGAACTATAGTTACCTTGTTCCATTTTTTCACAGAAAATCATTATTAGCTTGATAAGAGACTTCAAATTGCCAGTGAGATTCTATAAgttgaatcttcttcttcttcaagtgccatctccgcggcggaggtcggcaatcatcatagctattcgagtAGTTCATAAGTTGAATAGTAGTCTTTAAATCAGCCTCGGCATTAGCTGTCGACATATTTCCAaaattctgttttcttctaaGTGCTTGTAATATAGCAATATCGCAGCATTGTTTTAATGAGGTGCCCATGTTTAAAGCATACGTAGGTGACTTATAATAATTGTTAAGTGGATCATATTTTGCGACTGTTTTTGTTGCTGCTACTAACGTGTCAAAATATTTAGGATGTAAAGCTTCAAATAAATCTTTTACAGTGCTTTCCATTTTCCTCACCtcaattaataattttactaattcgCGCATTTTACGTGAAGCTACATTTATAAGATGGGTTTCCCTATGTTGCTTTAGGTATCTTGCTGCAAAAGCACAAATTAAAGTATCCTTTTTAGCAGCCATAGATATTTCGTCGGGTCTCATTCTTGGAAATACTTTCTGCTGAAGTTCTGGATCTACCCGTAGAcctttcaataaaatattttgcccATCAATTTTTGAATTAGTTTTTGTTGCTCCTGGACATTGTTTCCTATGTCGCCATAACATTTTTGATGAATAGAAACCCAAACAGTTGCTACACGGTACTAAAATAGTATTTGTTAaatttggttttttaactggtttTTGAATGTGATTGTTATTAAGAAAATTACCACGTTTTCTTAGAGTGGTAATTAAATCTTTACGCGGCTTACAAGCTGCTGGTAAAGACAAGATCTTCTGTACTTCGCTCTCTACAGAGTGATTTCTTTTAATGTGTCGCGCAAAATTTTTCACTAAACTCTCACAAAAGTAACAGAAATCTTCAGTAATTTTCTTTCCGATTCGTTCTTTCTTAAGTTCAgcctaaaacaaaaaaagttaatCTAAAGCAGGTAATAAATGCATTAGAAATTTACCTTCGAATTTTCACCGTAATTATCATAGGGTAAATTTTCTATATTATTAATGACATTAGAACTTATGCCCAAAATATTCTGATTGTCATGAGATTCAGTAGAGTTACTAGAACGCTCATTTGATTCACAGTCGGAATCTTCACTGCTTGGTGAAAAGTTCGGATCGTTAATAGAATCGTCAACAGGAGAATTCTCTGCTTCACTTTCAAATCTGCATACATCCTAGGAAAAAAAAACTCTGTAAAAAAAATAGACTGATAACGAATGTACAtgataaacatattttttactcAATAAATTAAATGGATGCAATCAAAAAAATTCTTAATGGCACatttaaaatatgaattttaGGGTGTCAATTTGAAAAGTCACCCTCTTTAATTTGGTCCCTATGGAAAatctaaaaatatgcaaaaacacgtcaaatttatATGTGAGGGGAACATTTTGTAGACCAGTTTTCAACGACTGTTAAAAGAACGCTTGATATTAAGTGCGTTCGCAGAGACTGTCGGCGACTTTTTGTGCACGACAACGCATGCgcacattaaaataatataaataataccgTTGATTGATAAATATAAAGgtatatttactattaattaatattattaattaattattaattattaatatactGGTATATTTATCAATCAACGAtaatacattaaataaatatatataatatgtggAATTAAAGTGTGCATGCGTTGTCGTGTACAAAAAGTCGCCGACAGTGTTGGCGAACGCACTTAATGAAAACAGTATCGCTAGAGATAAATACAACTTCGAACGAGTGGGCACATGACAGATGAAATCAAAATTATTAGACAGAAGGGCCATCATGATTATTTACAGAACATGAATTAGACCTGTAGACCTATGGATGTGTGTGAGACCTGGTTAATGACAAAAAAAGATGAAGAACATCTTGAGATATTTTatagaaagatattaaaaaaagtatatggaCCAGTACAAGAGGATGGCACTTGGAGGATCAGAAGAACGTTGAGATCAATGAAATAAACGAAAGGCACGATATTGTACGATTTAAAATCAGAGGTAGGTATGGCGGTGTAATGTCCAAAGATTAAAAGACCCAAAATCAACAAAGAAAATTTTACAATGGAAACCACCAGAAAGgcgaaagagaggaagacccaaaaTGAGATGGTTGGATACCGTGGAAGACGATCTGAAAACCATGAACATAATACTTACAATGGAGAAGTAAGACGCAGCGCGAGAGAAGTCTAAATGGAGTGAAATAGTCaaacaggcaaagacccatccagagTTATAatgcaataagaagaagaagaagaacctataCTAAAGTTGTgtacaattaaataaaacaaaatcaattttaaattttatgtctACTGGAGCTACAATAAATTATGAAATGAAAAAATAGCTCGTAggtatttatgtataaaaatttgatttaaaagctttttaaacaaaaaaaaaatacgtgTGAATACATGCTTTTTTGTATTTCATAAATTGCGTGTacgcaaatatttattttacgttGTCATAATAAATTATATCACGATTACttcaatttactttaattttatataattataagaaCCTACTTCCCTGTATAATTGTTCCACACTGGAATCCCCGGACGAAGTTACGCTACGATCTTGTAAACTATCTTCCATTTCTTTCACTGGTGAATTGTTTCTTCCGTCATTCAAAACATCTTTTATAGGAGATAGTGGTTTATTACAGAACCAGTTACTTTTTTTCAAGTTTCTGCCATTGGTTGAAGTACAGTGAtactgtaaatatttattttattagaacTTACAAAACATCTGAAATATTACAACTTACATATTCAGCTGGAAATAACCTTCCGATCATATTGTATCtcaataactaaaaaatataccTAACAGCATATTTGCAATAAACCAGTCACTTACCTTGTTGCCAGTTTTTTGGACGGCCGATTGTCGATGAAATGGGGAGAAGTATATTATGTTAACATAATGAtatgtatattttaaaatgatagtgGCGCACTCAAAAGATATTTTATTGAACTAATAGTATACGTATAATACCATGAAAATTTCATTTTGGCGTCAATATCAGAGCCaactaaaatttatttaacaTGTTTGTGTATGTCAGGAAAGTCGAATTTTCTATGGATTACAATGGGACGTCCGTATATGGACGTCCGATTGTTGCTGGACGTCGAGTTGTCGGTATATTGGTAATATATGGACTCCCAATTGTTAGacggatgtatatatatatatatatatatatatatatatatatatatatatatatatatatatatatatataggttaaCTTTTGATGGGATCAGTTATTGCTTCTTGGATATATTCATCGGTGTTATTGACTAGCTCGGTCTAGACAAGTTGATTACACGCGACGGTGAGAGTTTCTCTTAGAGCGGATGCAGACGACCGTTGCGTTGGTGGTGCGGTACCGTTGAGCGGTTGTAGCAGTACACGCAGAGTAATTGGAACATTCAGACGTACCTGCGTCGACGCAACGTTGACGTGCGGTGGGCAAGTCGAACGCAGGTACCgctgcaacggacaaacgttgcGGTGTAGCAGTACATACAGTGG
It encodes the following:
- the LOC140432044 gene encoding uncharacterized protein yields the protein MMDSTSTGAQMKRKLLFEFWRSIPANGRLNAVINFVKMSFDDLDIDQEQEKQLKVFLKNECEKIRVKWVQKQRRLDLFLSEYEQWLNNDLTFDMLILANQSPKPSTSGGRPQKTFMDSSKKTKKRKIQHLLSDYSKDQLSFAAQLSVRASGKRNAAMLMEEVSSASPKRASTYKKARKNLDVQMKQRPYTPEEALAFFIANNFTVQSYKNVQQEAKERGFNAYPCYDYVAKVKEQCYPRVENITVTDISAEVRLDALLNHTAQRICKNILGERLDTNMQNYSLIYKWGCDGSSGHSLYKQPFEDPESTDEYMFIISLVPIKLVNNLQETIWQNPRPSSPRFCRVLKFIYKKESEALIKDECRAIESQIQELVPTLIEVRGVTISVTHQMILTMIDGKVCNVLSDNRSTQRCFICKATSKEMNTALITKEPDDNMYQFGISSLHAYIRTMECLLNISYRQDFCEWQVRGDNKKEMFKTRKDEIKKKFKEVGLIIDKVKPGFGTSNDGNTARAFFYNYTTTARIINLNEGLIHNFGTILAAVASGYEIDSVKFQNYCIKTRKLYLSLYPWYNMPVTVHKILVHGADIIKNSLIPVGQMSEEASEAKNKEIRRVRLGHTMKISRQRSNYDLIKYLLISSDPYISLLRKLPLKQFSRHDRDIKFLLKQ